In Rhinopithecus roxellana isolate Shanxi Qingling chromosome 4, ASM756505v1, whole genome shotgun sequence, a single genomic region encodes these proteins:
- the LOC104666224 gene encoding mucin-22, with product MRRGNISPAFWFLWLLLFGLLGPSSENTTDFTKGSDTTTASITGSETTTASTMASTMALTAGSKITTDSTTGSETNTASTTDSGTTIASTRTFTPGSDTTTASTAGSETIMASTAVSETTTSSTIASPTVLETTMASSTTSTAGAETTMASTITSETTMASTTSSETATVSTTGSETTTTSTAGSEATKVSTTGSETTTASTAGSETTSSTFMAGSEATTTSTADSKVITASSMSSETTMASTAGSNTTTASITGSETTKVPIKASETTTASTAGSETTNSIPTGSQTTIVSISGSEITTTSTAGSETTTVSSAGSETTIIFTEGSETTTVSTTGAETTMVSTMGSEITTNSTASSETTTVSTVGSETTTTSTAGSEITTVSTMGSETTTTSTAGSETTTVSTMGSETTITSTSGSETTMVSTSGSGTTMASTTGSETTTASTADSETTAASTTGSETTMASIMSSETTAASTRGSETTKISSASSEMTTVFTAGSETITASTMGSETTIASTINFETTVVSTIGSETTTASTADSETTTASTAHSETTAASTMGSETTTVSAAGTETTVSIAGSETTAASAKDSETNIASTEDSESTSASTTGFETTTASTTGSETTMTSTMGSETTMASTIGPETTKVSTASSEMITFSAEGSQTTTASTIGSGTTTDSNTSPETTTASTMGSETTTDSTTGSETTTASTEGSETTTVSATGSETTTVSTTGSETTTVSTTGLETTVTTIEGSEMTIVSTTGAETTTASTEGSGTTAASTAGSETTTVSTADSENTTASTADFETTMASTTSSETTTASTEGSETTTVSTTGFETTMVSTTGSETTITSTEGSETTTVSATGSETTTVSTEGSENTTLSTTGSETTKVSMTGSETTTTSTESSEMTTVSITGSEITTVSITGSETTTASTEGSETTSTSTTGSETTTSSTTSSETTMASTMGSETIMASTIGSETTKVSTASSKMTTVFTKNSETTIASTTDSETTTVSTPGFETIPASTAGSETTITSTEGSDATTVSTTGSETTTASTEGSETTTVTTTGSETPTIYNTGSETTTASTAGSETTTTSTEGSETTTASTEGSETTTVSTTGSETTTVSAEGSEATTVTTMGSETTTASTAGSETTTDSTTGSETTTASTEGSETTTVSTTGLETTMVCTTGSETTITPTEGSETTTVTTAGSESTIVYTTGSETTITSTEGSETTTVSTMGSETTTASPAGLETTTVSTIGPGTTTASTAGSEITTVYTTGSETTTTSTEGSETTTVSTTGSETTTTSTTGSVMTTVSTTVYETTMVSTIGSETTTSSTAGSDATTTSTEGAETTMASTAGSEISTACTTGSETSTSSSAGSKTNTAFIIGSETIIASTASFEPTATSLTGSETTTVSITASGATAASITVSATTFVSTKATDVSIQPITNTAVSGTKTTGTRPTASSSVTMTSGIDSTASTASHIVPGIVPNTSGLDTSTRGASSTTSAPGDRTTTGSTHEPTSSTSQETGLVSTGTNTVSMSHTPTNVIKPSGYLQPWAIILISLAAVVAGVGLSVGLSFCLRDLFFPLRNCVYYPHGHSHGLGLDLDLGLGSGTFHSLGNALVHGGELEMGHGGTRGFGHGVGHGLSHIHGDGYGVNHSGHYGHGGVDHRGSHQEGHGRTRWLWP from the exons GCTCTGAGAATACCACAGACTTCACAAAAGGCTCTGACACCACCACAGCCTCCATCACAGGCTCTGAGACCACCACGGCCTCCACCATGGCCTCTACTATGGCCTTAACTGCAGGCTCTAAGATCACCACAGACTCTACCACAGGCTCTGAGACCAACACGGCCTCCACCACAGACTCAGGGACTACTATAGCCTCCACTAGGACCTTCACCCCAGGCTCTGACACAACCACAGCCTCCACTGCAGGCTCTGAAACTATCATGGCCTCCACCGCAGTCTCTGAGACCACAACATCCTCTACTATAGCCTCTCCTACAGTCCTTGAGACTACCATGGCCTCCAGCACAACCTCCACTGCAGGCGCTGAGACAACGATGGCCTCCACCATAACTTCTGAAACCACCATGGCCTCCACCACAAGTTCTGAGACTGCCACAGTCTCTACCACAGGCTCTGAGACCACCACCACGTCCACTGCAGGCTCTGAGGCCACTAAAGTCTCTACCACAGGCTCTGAAACCACCACAGCATCTACTGCAGGTTCTGAGACCACCTCCTCCACCTTCATGGCAGGCTCTGAGGCCACCACAACCTCAACTGCAGACTCCAAGGTGATCACGGCATCCAGCATGAGCTCTGAGACCACTATGGCCTCCACTGCAGGCTCTAACACCACCACAGCCTCTATCACAGGCTCTGAGACCACTAAAGTCCCTATTAAAGCCTCTGAGACCACTACAGCCTCTACAGCAGGTTCTGAGACCACCAACTCCATCCCCACAGGCTCTCAGACCACTATAGTCTCTATTTCAGGTTCTGagatcaccaccacctccacagcAGGATCTGAGACTACCACAGTCTCTAGTGCAGGCTCTGAGACAACCATCATCTTCACTGAAGGCTCTGAGACCACTACAGTCTCTACCACAGGCGCTGAGACCACCATGGTCTCCACCATGGGCTCAGAGATCACCACAAACTCTACCGCAAGCTCTGAGACCACTACAGTCTCCACCGTGGGCTCTGAGACCACCACAACTTCTACTGCAGGCTCTGAGATCACCACAGTCTCCACCATGGGCTCTGAGACCACCACAACTTCTACTGCAGGCTCTGAGACCACCACAGTCTCCACCATGGGCTCTGAGACCACCATAACCTCTACTTCAGGCTCTGAGACCACCATGGTCTCAACTTCAGGCTCTGGAACCACCATGGCTTCTACCACAGGCTCTGAGACCACCACCGCCTCTACTGCAGATTCTGAgaccactgcagcctctactACAGGCTCTGAGACCACCATGGCATCCATCATGAGCTCTGAgaccactgcagcctctaccagAGGCTCTGAGACCACCAAGATCTCCAGTGCAAGCTCTGAGATGACCACAGTCTTCACTGCAGGCTCAGAGACCATCACAGCCTCTACCATGGGCTCTGAGACAACCATAGCATCCACCATAAACTTTGAGACCACTGTAGTCTCTACCATAGGCTCTGAGACTACCACAGCCTCTACTGCAGACTCTGAGACCACAACAGCCTCTACTGCACATTCTGagaccactgcagcctccaccatgGGCTCTGAGACCACCACAGTCTCAGCCGCAGGCACTGAGACCACAGTCTCCATTGCAGGCTCTGagaccactgcagcctctgctaaaGATTCTGAAACGAACATAGCATCTACTGAAGATTCTGAGAGTACCTCAGCCTCTACTACAGGGTTTGAGACAACCACAGCCTCTACTACAGGCTCTGAGACCACTATGACATCCACCATGGGCTCTGAGACCACTATGGCCTCTACCATAGGCCCTGAGACCACCAAGGTTTCCACTGCAAGCTCTGAGATGATCACATTCTCTGCTGAAGGCTCTCAGACTACCACAGCCTCTACCATAGGCTCTGGGACCACCACAGACTCTAATACCAGCCCTGAgaccaccacagcctccaccatGGGCTCTGAGACCACCACAGATTCTACCACGGGCTCTGAGACCACCACAGCCTCTACTGAAGGCTCTGAGACCACGACAGTCTCTGCCACAGGCTCTGAGACCACCACAGTCTCTACCACAGGCTCTGAGACCACTACAGTTTCAACCACAGGCTTGGAGACCACCGTCACTACCATTGAAGGCTCTGAGATGACTATAGTCTCCACCACAGGTGCTGAGACCACCACAGCCTCTACTGAAGGTTCTGGgaccactgcagcctccactgcagGCTCTGAGACCACCACAGTCTCTACTGCAGATTCTGAGAACACCACTGCATCGACTGCAGATTTTGAGACCACCATGGCCTCTACTACAAGCTCTGAAACCACCACAGCCTCTACTGAAGGCTCTGAGACCACTACAGTCTCCACCACAGGCTTTGAGACCACCATGGTCTCTACCACAGGCTCTGAGACTACCATCACCTCTACTGAAGGCTCTGAGACTACTACAGTATCTGCCACAGGCTCTGAGACCACCACAGTCTCTACTGAAGGCTCTGAGAACACTACACTCTCCACCACAGGCTCTGAGACCACTAAAGTTTCTATGACTGGCTCAGAGACCACTACCACTTCTACTGAAAGCTCTGAGATGACTACAGTCTCTATCACAG GCTCTGAGATAACTACAGTCTCCATCACAGGCTCTGAGACCACCACAGCCTCTACTGAAGGCTCCGAGACCACCTCAACCTCTACTACAGGCTCTGAGACCACCACATCCTCTACTACAAGCTCTGAGACCACTATGGCATCCACCATGGGCTCTGAGACCATTATGGCCTCTACCATAGGCTCTGAGACCACCAAGGTCTCCACTGCAAGCTCTAAAATGACCACAGTCTTCACCAAAAACTCTGAGACCACCATAGCCTCTACCACAGACTCTGAGACCACCACAGTCTCCACTCCAGGCTTTGAGACCATCCCAGCCTCTACAGCAGGCTCTGAGACCACCATCACCTCTACTGAAGGCTCTGATGCCACTACAGTCTCTACCACAGGCTCTGAGACCACCACAGCCTCTACTGAAGGCTCTGAGACCACTACAGTCACTACCACAGGCTCTGAGACCCCAACAATCTATAACACAGGCTCTGAGACCACCACAGCCTCTACTGCAGGCTCTGAGACAACCACCACCTCTACTGAAGGCTCTGAGACCACCACAGCCTCTACTGAAGGCTCTGAGACCACTACAGTTTCTACCACAGGCTCTGAGACCACCACAGTCTCTGCTGAAGGCTCTGAGGCCACTACAGTCACTACTATGGGCTCTGAGACCACCACGGCCTCTACTGCAGGCTCTGAGACCACCACAGATTCTACCACAGGCTCTGAGACCACCACAGCCTCTACTGAAGGCTCTGAGACCACTACAGTCTCCACCACAGGCTTGGAGACCACCATGGTCTGTACCACAGGCTCTGAGACTACCATCACCCCTACTGAAGGTTCTGAGACCACCACAGTCACTACTGCAGGCTCTGAGTCCACAATAGTCTATACCACAGGCTCTGAGACTACCATCACCTCTACTGAAGGCTCTGAGACTACCACAGTCTCTACCATGGGCTCTGAGACCACCACAGCCTCTCCTGCAGGTTTGGAGACCACCACAGTCTCCACCATAGGCCCTGGGACCACCACAGCCTCTACTGCAGGCTCTGAGATCACAACAGTCTATACCACAGGCTCTGAGACTACCACCACCTCTACTGAAGGCTCTGAGACCACTACAGTTTCTACCACAGGCTCTGAGACCACCACGACCTCTACCACAGGCTCTGTGATGACTACAGTATCTACCACAGTCTATGAGACTACCATGGTCTCTACCATAGGCTCTGAGACCACCACATCCTCTACTGCAGGCTCTGATGCCACCACCACCTCTACTGAAGGCGCTGAGACCACCATGGCCTCCACAGCAGGCTCTGAGATCAGCACAGCCTGTACCACAGGTTCTGAGACCTCCACATCCTCCAGTGCAGGCTCTAAGACCAACACTGCCTTCATCATAGGCTCTGAGACCATCATAGCTTCTACTGCAAGCTTtgagcccactgcaacttccctCACAGGCTCTGAGACCACCACAGTCTCTATCACAGCTTCTGgggccactgcagcctccatcacTGTCTCTGCCACCACTTTTGTATCCACCAAGGCCACTGACGTTTCTATTCAGCCCATCACCAACACAGCTGTGTCAG GCACTAAGACCACTGGAACCAGACCCACCGCTTCCAGCTCTGTCACCATGACCTCTGGAATAGACTCCACGGCCTCTACTGCCAGCCATATTGTGCCAGGAATAGTCCCAAACACCTCCGGCCTGGATACATCTACTAGGGGAGCATCATCTACCACCTCAGCCCCTGGCGACAGGACCACCACAGGATCCACCCATGAGCCAACTAGCAGCACCTCCCAGGAAACAGGCCTAGTGTCCACGGGCACAAACACAGTTAGCATGAGCCACACGCCCACAAATGTGATCAAACCAAGTGGATATTTACAGCCCTGGGCTATCATCCTCATTTCCCTGGCTGCAGTCGTGGCTGGTGTTGGATTGTCAGTAGGACTGAGTTTTTGTCTG agagaCCTTTTCTTTCCCCTGAGGAACTGTGTTTATTACCCCCATGGCCACAGCCATGGCCTTGGTCTGGACCTGGACTTGGGCCTGGGCTCTGGGACATTCCACAGCCTGGGAAATGCTCTGGTTCATGGAGGAGAACTTGAAATGGGACATGGAGGAACACGTGGCTTTGGACATGGAGTGGGCCATGGACTGAGCCACATCCATGGAGATGGCTACGGAGTGAATCATAGCGGGCATTATGGACATGGAGGAGTGGATCACAGAGGAAGCCACCAAGAAGGCCATGGCAGGACAAGATGGCTGTGGCCATAG